In Zingiber officinale cultivar Zhangliang chromosome 11B, Zo_v1.1, whole genome shotgun sequence, a single window of DNA contains:
- the LOC122033818 gene encoding uncharacterized protein LOC122033818, producing MAASLPSSIAVLLLLLFLHSSFTLCSSSADATGSSSKPQKAKLLIRASVDEGDGAERGQNPAAPKKNPILVAKNQTKLLKPKKANSTATAAASAKVKLGKSFNATLKASNSTKLLDAAKLSKANSTKSSKDKLKSPNSAANSTKSSKKLGFDSPIAKNKIESSVKVPKAQQPAKEAPAKKSPTVNEKVKTAAKQGAKTEELAAGMEMEDELDDGTDLISDFRELPSRLFPDLERLSTTSKAYISAANKGIAEGVKPYVGKSFAPKVAPVLSSLFLVPPLLLLTLLFRRLRAYLSLHRLLLFTQAYLAIYFGTLALTALATGLEPLRFFYATSPASYTWMQAAQTMGYLIYLVLQLSDLVSLFSRFEDSPATSSRSLALAQMVIGLAVGIHYYAAVFHRAVNGEPPRVNWRVHGIYATCFLAICTCARADRRKKAYYDCGEDGKKN from the coding sequence ATGGCCGCCTCTCTGCCATCTTCCATCGCTGTCCTGCTGCTGTTGCTCTTCCTTCACAGTAGCTTCACTCTTTGCTCCTCGTCCGCCGACGCCACTGGTTCTTCTTCCAAGCCTCAAAAGGCGAAGCTTTTGATCAGAGCATCTGTCGACGAGGGAGATGGTGCTGAAAGGGGGCAGAATCCTGCAGCGCCCAAGAAAAATCCGATCTTGGTGGCCAAAAACCAGACCAAGCTCTTGAAGCCCAAGAAAGCCAATTCCACCGCCACCGCCGCTGCGAGTGCCAAGGTTAAGCTTGGTAAAAGCTTCAATGCCACCCTCAAAGCCTCGAATTCAACCAAACTTCTCGATGCTGCCAAGCTTAGCAAGGCGAATTCTACAAAATCGTCCAAGGACAAACTCAAATCCCCCAATTCTGCCGCCAATTCGACCAAATCTTCCaaaaaattaggttttgattCGCCCATTGCTAAAAATAAGATCGAATCCTCCGTCAAGGTGCCCAAGGCGCAACAACCCGCCAAGGAGGCACCGGCGAAGAAGTCGCCGACGGTGAATGAAAAGGTGAAGACGGCGGCGAAGCAAGGGGCGAAGACGGAGGAGCTAGCCGCCGGGATGGAGATGGAGGACGAACTGGACGACGGCACGGATCTCATCTCAGACTTCCGGGAGCTCCCCTCTCGCCTGTTCCCAGATCTAGAACGCCTCTCCACCACCTCCAAGGCCTACATCTCCGCCGCCAACAAAGGCATCGCGGAAGGCGTCAAGCCGTACGTAGGAAAGAGCTTCGCCCCCAAGGTCGCCCCCGTGCTCTCCTCCCTCTTCCTGGTGCCCCCCTTGCTCCTGCTCACCCTTCTCTTCCGCCGCCTCCGCGCCTACCTCTCCCTCCACCGCCTGCTCCTCTTCACCCAAGCTTACCTCGCCATCTACTTCGGCACCCTCGCGCTTACCGCCCTCGCGACGGGGCTCGAGCCCCTTCGCTTCTTCTACGCCACCTCGCCGGCCTCCTACACCTGGATGCAGGCGGCGCAAACGATGGGCTACCTGATCTACCTGGTGCTTCAGCTGTCCGATCTAGTCTCCCTCTTCTCCCGCTTCGAGGACTCCCCCGCCACCTCCTCGCGATCGCTCGCCCTGGCGCAGATGGTGATCGGCCTGGCGGTCGGCATCCACTACTACGCCGCAGTCTTCCACCGCGCGGTGAACGGCGAGCCGCCGCGGGTCAACTGGCGCGTGCACGGCATCTACGCCACGTGCTTCCTCGCCATCTGCACGTGCGCGCGCGCCGATCGGAGGAAGAAGGCCTACTACGATTGCGGCGAGGACGGGAAGAagaattaa